The following coding sequences are from one Sylvia atricapilla isolate bSylAtr1 chromosome 15, bSylAtr1.pri, whole genome shotgun sequence window:
- the LOC136368061 gene encoding ankyrin repeat and fibronectin type-III domain-containing protein 1-like isoform X1 gives MTQQMRDLQLAQARKPPGPSSPNAAKRLYRNLSGKFRVNYTSFDEGSLVGRGEKEKLRKSYLFQSNAALFEAVELQDLDRVQEMLKHYSPEELDLNTPNSEGLLPLDIAIMTNNAPIARALLQAGAKESPHFVSLESRSLHLSTLVREAEQRVNELMAQVVNEAPNADCSEKEKQLKAWEWRFRLYKRMKAGFEHARVPDAPSSVHLSVASSSSLQVTFWEPLSVNSAVVTKYKVEWSCSPTFSPLLGEAVIDKLKDLHFTIQGLVSGTAYHIRVSAYNMKGWGPPQASTPPFAIPSNWREYDGRAPRRRGQAEALDHLLGQVKTVHQHCICHEPCKNQPQSRKHSVSKSLKHLFHPGSKFLKTLKRGLYLTAIFYKDDNILVTHEDQIPVVEIDDTYSCLLMQDFLWLTKVSCMWDEILWLRQCVTVSQSSCSCILQTRFKMLLAISQMQGLLGIQDLGQVFFEPIKDKQGNILIVTLKEVKTNQTFESVRWVPICKLQTSRKSVSSPEEPTALDTLLISLQDKLAYHQRSSHALSAGLYLGYLKLCSAVDQIRVLVPEQLPNILCHVKIRSNPNISREEWEWLQKMASVEEPVPTEPEADRSQNPLFQELQVAIKELMTLVNIPLQEAKDFRLYSQEVLDFGDQVSFLLLLPPSDDVCTAPGQNNPYTPRSGFLTLPLQIFELVHFFTYDREFITQYCQVSALLELESLLSQQSLREAFSDAELSTAKQKHQQVQDYIQQMEEIWREMRWIMDVLQHARYKQPSCGVSLSGFLSEAGGPVKEKTQSSSSHLDYLPSPVPSPETSRKLNSDSHGLSDEEGSSEVFLATDSDYDSSRAQSPKELDLLYSSSGPECCGRRVARTLRDSAPDVLQSHELKTPPPVPPPAEEPRPPPKLYDSDFVLPSRQIELLRITEKRQAYCVRTSSLDFPKPHCPGPRKSCPGSVDSSPAESRTAGPCGQLRLGTGSAPSPECGRGRQGSEPVCWTRDDEWTQNLPEQQPEQPGGLADQGKKPGSVTLRVCPQYETGLSKETSVKLHITSQTPAREVVKLVVLEMNGLSRDVLGSSAAVCYGEEQLEHFGLVFAADQSERWLPDDFLPLSLHTSQPEGRFYVRIKETSPLVLQYGPATTV, from the exons ATGACGCAGCAGATGCGGGacctgcagctggcacaggccAGGAAGCCACCAGGCCCTTCCTCACCAAACGCGGCCAAGAGGCTTTACCGAAACCTGTCTGGGAAATTCCGTGTCAACTACACCTCCTTCGACGAGGGCAGCCTGGTGGGACGGGGCGAGAAGGAGAAGCTCCGCAAGTCCTACCTG TTCCAGAGCAATGCTGCCCTCTTTGAGGCCGTGGAGCTGCAGGACCTTGACAGGGTGCAGGAGATGCTGAAGCACTacagccctgaggagctggaCCTCAACACCCCCAACAGCGAGGGGCTCCTGCCCCTGGACATCGCCATCATGACCAACAACGCTCCCATCGCCAGGGCCCTGCTGCAGGCCGGAGCAAAGGAGAGCCCACACT TTGTGAGCCTGGAGAGCCGCTCGCTGCACCTCTCCACGCTGGTGCGGGAAGCGGAGCAGCGTGTCAACGAGCTGATGGCACAGGTGGTGAACGAGGCGCCCAACGCCGACTGCTCCgagaaggagaagcagctcaAGGCCTGGGAGTGGCGGTTCCGGCTGTACAAGCGCATGAAGGCAGGGTTTGAGCATGCCC GAGTGCCAGATGCCCCCAGCAGCGTCCACCTCTCTgtggccagcagctcctcattgCAGGTGACCTTCTGGGAGCCCCTGAGCGTCAACTCAGCCGTTGTCACCAAGTACAAAG TGGAGTGGAGCTGCTCCCCCACCTTCTCGCcgctgctgggagaggctgtgATCGACAAGCTGAAGGACCTGCACTTCACCATCCAGGGGCTGGTGTCG ggcacGGCGTACCACATCCGCGTGTCTGCCTACAACATGAAGGGCTGGGGTCCCCCGCAAGCCTCCACGCCCCCCTTCGCCATCCCTTCCA ACTGGCGGGAGTACGACGGCCGGGCACCACGGCGGAGGGGACAGGCTGAAGCTCTGGACCATCTGCTGGGCCAGGTGAAGACTGTCCACCAGCACTGCATTTGCCACG AGCCCTGCAAGAACCAGCCCCAGAGCAGAAAGCATTCGGTCTCCAAGAGCCTCAAGCACCTCTTCCACCCAGGCAGCAAGTTTCTCAAGACACTGAAGCG GGGCCTCTACCTGACAGCCATCTTCTACAAGGATGACAACATCCTGGTGACCCATGAAGACCAGATCCCTGTGGTGGAGATTGATGACACCTATTCGTGCCTGCTCATGCAGGATTTCCTCTGGCTCACCAAG GTGTCATGTATGTGGGATGAGATCCTGTGGCTGCGGCAatgtgtcactgtgtcccagtcctcctgctcctgcatcctgcaGACACGCTTCAAGATGCTGCTGGCCATCTCACAGATGCAG GGACTGCTAGGCATCCAGGACCTGGGGCAGGTCTTCTTTGAGCCCATCAAAGACAAACAAGGCAACATCCTCATCGTCACCCTGAAGGAGGTGAAGACCAACCAGACCTTTGAGAGTGTCCGCTGGGTCCCCATCTGCAAGCTGCAGACCAGCCGCAAGTCCGTGTCCTCCCCGGAGGAGCCCACTGCTCTGGACACACTGCTCATCTCCCTCCAG GACAAGCTGGCTTATCACCAGCGGAGCAGCCATGCCCTCTCTGCAGGCCTCTACCTGGGCTACCTGAAGCTGTGCAGTGCCGTGGATCAGATCCGAGTGCTggtgccagagcagctccccaaCATCCTGTGCCACGTCAAGATTCGCTCCAACCCCAACATCTCCAG GGAGGAGTGGGAGTGGCTGCAGAAGATGGCCAGCGTGGAGGAGCCTGTTCCCACAGAGCCAGAGGCTGACAGGTCCCAGAACCCCTTGTTTCAGGAGCTCCAGGTGGCCATCAAGGAACTGATGACCCTGGTGAACATCCCATTGCAAGAG GCCAAAGACTTCCGTCTGTACAGCCAAGAGGTGCTGGACTTTGGGGATCAggtctccttcctgctgctgctgcctccatcAGATGATGTCTGCACTGCTCCAGGCCAGAACAACCCCTACACCCCTCGCTCTGGCTTCCTCACACTGCCGCTGCAGATCTTTGAGCTGG TCCACTTCTTCACCTACGACAGGGAGTTCATCACGCAGTACTGCCAGGTgtctgccctgctggagctggagtcactcctctcccagcagagcctcagGGAGGCTTTCTCTGATGCTGAACTCTCCACTGCCAAGCAGAAGCACCAGCAGGTTCAGGACTACATCCAG CAAATGGAGGAGATCTGGCGAGAGATGCGCTGGATCATGGATGTCCTGCAGCACGCCCGCTACAAGCAGCCCTCCTGTGGGGTATCTCTCAGTGGCTTCCTCAGTGAGGCTGGGGGGCCAGTGAAGGAGAAAACCCAATCCTCTTCATCCCACCTTGACTACCTTCCATCCCCAGTGCCCTCGCCAGAGACCAGCCGCAAGCTCAACTCTG ACTCACACGGGCTGTCGGATGAAGAAGGCTCCTCGGAGGTGTTCCTGGCCACTGACAGTGACTACGACTCCAGCCGGGCGCAGAGCCCGAAGGAGCTGGACTTGCTGTACTCCTCCTCAGGGCCCGAGTGCTGCGGCCGGCGGGTGGCCCGCACCCTGCGGGACAGTGCCCCCGACGTCCTGCAGAGCCACGAGCTCAAGACCCCGCCGCCAGTGCCGCCACCGGCGGAGGAGCCGCGGCCACCGCCCAAGCTCTACGACAGTGACTTTGTCCTGCCCAGCCGGCAGATCGAGCTGCTGCGCATCACGGAGAAGCGACAGGCGTACTGCGTTCGGACCAGCAGCCTGGACTTCCCCAAGCCGCACTGCCCCGGCCCGAGGAAGTCGTGCCCCGGCTCCGTGGACAGCTCCCCGGCAGAGAGCAGGACCGCGGGCCCCTGCGGCCAGCTCAGGCTGGGGACTGGCTCGGCACCCAGCCCCGAGTGCGGCcggggcaggcagggctcagagcCCGTCTGCTGGACACGCGACGATGAGTGGACTCAGAActtgccagagcagcagccagagcagcccgGGGGCTTGGCCGACCAAGGGAAGAAGCCGGGCTCTGTCACCTTGAGGGTCTGCCCTCAGTACGAAACGGGACTCTCCAAAGAGACCAGTGTCAAG